One Rhododendron vialii isolate Sample 1 chromosome 2a, ASM3025357v1 genomic region harbors:
- the LOC131317912 gene encoding uncharacterized protein LOC131317912 isoform X2, translated as MSLNLISPWLSRPSPPLSKSSSKFTTLFFLLLNSNSTVLQHRTIRKSTSQSKAIRASLSESENDVVAETSSFEPLLDEDLLSRVSSARDASEALELIAVKPGRGGGVVSGADCCSIISAAFDRSNVDLALSVFYAMRSSFDLGEADGEMVSFGQRWKWSRPDVHTYTLLVEGLAASLRVSDALKMIGAVSRIGVSPGEEVPFGKIVRCPACMIAVSVAQPQHGIQIVSCSKCRYQYELVSGNIVSIESEEISMEVPMWKRGLKFLQIKKQSIPAAVHSIVVETPSGIARTHKFATETVDLPAQEGERVTIAVAAPSTVYREVGPLKFSPKSPDFYSGEPLCLTNHRDGRESLLLRAPAKNEGVSLLNPSVLFPLFAVLGTGNAASGMIDPSMPQLISVAVVSSFALGVTLNTLVIPQLGRLPQRLVDVIAIRQQLLSQYYKLQSRIKNLKEAAENEVWMLARMCQLENKIVAVGEPSYRARRSRVKRVREGLENSLRKRIELIDSYARISSMIEIEVEMDSDVLAAEAASNAENIAEQIQQIMELENLEERWKIQAEANDEVERLLSSEPTTSEQVLDI; from the exons ATGAGTCTGAACTTGATATCTCCTTGGCTCTCCCGCCCCTCTCCGCCCCTCTCCAAGTCTTCTTCCAAATTCACCACTCTCTTTTTCCTCCTGCTCAACTCCAACTCCACAGTGCTCCAGCACCGAACCATCAGAAAATCCACGTCTCAATCGAAGGCCATCAGAGCTTCGTTAAGCGAGAGCGAGAACGACGTAGTCGCGGAGACCTCCTCTTTCGAGCCGTTGTTGGACGAGGACTTGCTCAGTCGAGTTTCTTCGGCGAGAGATGCGAGCGAAGCGCTGGAATTGATCGCGGTGAAGCCGGGTAGAGGCGGTGGTGTTGTGAGCGGTGCGGATTGTTGTTCGATTATTTCTGCTGCGTTTGATCGGAGCAATGTCGATTTGGCGTTGTCGGTTTTCTATGCAATGCGTTCCAGCTTTGATCTTG GGGAAGCTGATGGTGAAATGGTTTCGTTTGGTCAGAGATGGAAGTGGTCGAGGCCAGACGTACACACGTACACATTATTAGTTGAAGGTCTTGCAGCATCACTTAGAGTCTCAGATGCCCTCAAGATGATTGGCGCTGTTAGTCGAATAGGAGTTTCTCCTGGTGAAGAG GTCCCATTTGGTAAGATCGTGAGATGTCCAGCTTGTATGATAGCTGTTTCCGTTGCACAACCCCAACATGGTATTCAG ATTGTGTCCTGTTCCAAGTGCCGCTACCAGTATGAGCTAGTTTCTGGCAATATAGTTAGTATTGAGTCAGAAGAAATCAG CATGGAGGTACCTATGTGGAAAAGGGGGCTAAAATTCCTACAAATAAAGAAGCAAAGCATTCCTGCTGCAGTTCATTCTATTGTG GTGGAGACGCCATCTGGGATCGCACGCACCCACAAATTTGCTACTGAAACTGTTGATCTCCCTGCACAAGAAGGGGAAAGAGTAACCATTGCTGTAGCAGCCCCATCAACTGTTTACAGAGAGGTGGGTCCCTTAAAGTTTAGTCCAAAGTCCCCAGATTTCTACTCAGGAGAACCTTTATGCCTGACAAACCATAGAGATGGCCGAGAATCGCTGTTACTAAGAGCTCCCGCAAAAAATGAAGGTGTATCCTTACTTAACCCCTCTGTCCTCTTTCCACTTTTTGCTGTGCTGGGCACTGGAAATGCTGCCTCTGGAATGATTGATCCCAGTATGCCTCAGCTCATTTCAGTTGCCGTAGTTTCATCTTTTGCTCTTGGAGTTACTTTGAACACTCTGGTTATCCCCCAGTTGGGTCGG CTTCCTCAGAGGTTGGTGGATGTGATTGCCATCAGACAGCAACTCCTCTCGCAGTATTACAAACTTCAATCTCGCATCAAGAATCTGAAAGAGGCTGCTGAAAACGAG gtatGGATGTTGGCTCGCATGTGCCAATTGGAGAACAAAATTGTTGCTGTTGGAGAACCTTCTTATCG TGCGCGGAGAAGTAGAGTCAAAAGGGTGCGTGAAGGTTTGGAAAATTCCCTCAGGAAACGAATTGAATTGATTGACAGCTATGCGAGA atttcttCGATGATTGAAATCGAGGTAGAGATGGACTCTGATGTGCTTGCTGCTGAAGCAGCTAGCAATGCA GAAAATATTGCTGAACAGATACAGCAAATTATGGAACTTGAAAATCTTGAAGAG AGATGGAAAATCCAAGCTGAGGCAAATGATGAGGTTGAAAGACTTCTTAGTTCTGAACCCACAACCAGTGAACAGGTTTTAGACATATGA
- the LOC131317912 gene encoding uncharacterized protein LOC131317912 isoform X1 has protein sequence MSLNLISPWLSRPSPPLSKSSSKFTTLFFLLLNSNSTVLQHRTIRKSTSQSKAIRASLSESENDVVAETSSFEPLLDEDLLSRVSSARDASEALELIAVKPGRGGGVVSGADCCSIISAAFDRSNVDLALSVFYAMRSSFDLGEADGEMVSFGQRWKWSRPDVHTYTLLVEGLAASLRVSDALKMIGAVSRIGVSPGEEVPFGKIVRCPACMIAVSVAQPQHGIQIVSCSKCRYQYELVSGNIVSIESEEISMEVPMWKRGLKFLQIKKQSIPAAVHSIVVSFVQVETPSGIARTHKFATETVDLPAQEGERVTIAVAAPSTVYREVGPLKFSPKSPDFYSGEPLCLTNHRDGRESLLLRAPAKNEGVSLLNPSVLFPLFAVLGTGNAASGMIDPSMPQLISVAVVSSFALGVTLNTLVIPQLGRLPQRLVDVIAIRQQLLSQYYKLQSRIKNLKEAAENEVWMLARMCQLENKIVAVGEPSYRARRSRVKRVREGLENSLRKRIELIDSYARISSMIEIEVEMDSDVLAAEAASNAENIAEQIQQIMELENLEERWKIQAEANDEVERLLSSEPTTSEQVLDI, from the exons ATGAGTCTGAACTTGATATCTCCTTGGCTCTCCCGCCCCTCTCCGCCCCTCTCCAAGTCTTCTTCCAAATTCACCACTCTCTTTTTCCTCCTGCTCAACTCCAACTCCACAGTGCTCCAGCACCGAACCATCAGAAAATCCACGTCTCAATCGAAGGCCATCAGAGCTTCGTTAAGCGAGAGCGAGAACGACGTAGTCGCGGAGACCTCCTCTTTCGAGCCGTTGTTGGACGAGGACTTGCTCAGTCGAGTTTCTTCGGCGAGAGATGCGAGCGAAGCGCTGGAATTGATCGCGGTGAAGCCGGGTAGAGGCGGTGGTGTTGTGAGCGGTGCGGATTGTTGTTCGATTATTTCTGCTGCGTTTGATCGGAGCAATGTCGATTTGGCGTTGTCGGTTTTCTATGCAATGCGTTCCAGCTTTGATCTTG GGGAAGCTGATGGTGAAATGGTTTCGTTTGGTCAGAGATGGAAGTGGTCGAGGCCAGACGTACACACGTACACATTATTAGTTGAAGGTCTTGCAGCATCACTTAGAGTCTCAGATGCCCTCAAGATGATTGGCGCTGTTAGTCGAATAGGAGTTTCTCCTGGTGAAGAG GTCCCATTTGGTAAGATCGTGAGATGTCCAGCTTGTATGATAGCTGTTTCCGTTGCACAACCCCAACATGGTATTCAG ATTGTGTCCTGTTCCAAGTGCCGCTACCAGTATGAGCTAGTTTCTGGCAATATAGTTAGTATTGAGTCAGAAGAAATCAG CATGGAGGTACCTATGTGGAAAAGGGGGCTAAAATTCCTACAAATAAAGAAGCAAAGCATTCCTGCTGCAGTTCATTCTATTGTG GTCTCCTTTGTGCAGGTGGAGACGCCATCTGGGATCGCACGCACCCACAAATTTGCTACTGAAACTGTTGATCTCCCTGCACAAGAAGGGGAAAGAGTAACCATTGCTGTAGCAGCCCCATCAACTGTTTACAGAGAGGTGGGTCCCTTAAAGTTTAGTCCAAAGTCCCCAGATTTCTACTCAGGAGAACCTTTATGCCTGACAAACCATAGAGATGGCCGAGAATCGCTGTTACTAAGAGCTCCCGCAAAAAATGAAGGTGTATCCTTACTTAACCCCTCTGTCCTCTTTCCACTTTTTGCTGTGCTGGGCACTGGAAATGCTGCCTCTGGAATGATTGATCCCAGTATGCCTCAGCTCATTTCAGTTGCCGTAGTTTCATCTTTTGCTCTTGGAGTTACTTTGAACACTCTGGTTATCCCCCAGTTGGGTCGG CTTCCTCAGAGGTTGGTGGATGTGATTGCCATCAGACAGCAACTCCTCTCGCAGTATTACAAACTTCAATCTCGCATCAAGAATCTGAAAGAGGCTGCTGAAAACGAG gtatGGATGTTGGCTCGCATGTGCCAATTGGAGAACAAAATTGTTGCTGTTGGAGAACCTTCTTATCG TGCGCGGAGAAGTAGAGTCAAAAGGGTGCGTGAAGGTTTGGAAAATTCCCTCAGGAAACGAATTGAATTGATTGACAGCTATGCGAGA atttcttCGATGATTGAAATCGAGGTAGAGATGGACTCTGATGTGCTTGCTGCTGAAGCAGCTAGCAATGCA GAAAATATTGCTGAACAGATACAGCAAATTATGGAACTTGAAAATCTTGAAGAG AGATGGAAAATCCAAGCTGAGGCAAATGATGAGGTTGAAAGACTTCTTAGTTCTGAACCCACAACCAGTGAACAGGTTTTAGACATATGA
- the LOC131317914 gene encoding UDP-glucose 4-epimerase GEPI48-like, translated as MAENILVTGGAGYIGSHTVLQLLQGGYKAVVIDNLDNSSAVAIDRVQELAGEYGPNLTFHQMDLRDKPALEKLFASTKFDAVIHFAGLKAVGESVQKPLMYYNNNLIGTITLLEVMAAHGCKNLVFSSSATVYGWPKVVPCTEEFALSAANPYGRTKLFIEEICRDIHLSDTEWKIILLRYFNPVGAHPSGYIGEDPRGIPNNLMPFVQQVAVGRRPALTVFGTDYPTKDGTGVRDYIHVVDLADGHIAALNKLSDPSVGCEVFNLGTGKGTSVLEMVDAFEKASGKKIPLQFAGRRAGDAEIVYASTDKAEHELNWKAKYGIEEMCRDQWNWASKNPYGYESPKTTA; from the exons ATGGCGGAAAACATTTTGGTGACTGGAGGAGCCGGTTACATAGGAAGCCACACAGTGCTTCAACTACTGCAGGGAGGGTACAAGGCTGTGGTGATCGATAACCTCGACAACTCCTCTGCCGTTGCAATTGACCGAGTGCAGGAACTCGCCGGTGAATATGGCCCTAACCTTACCTTCCATCAG ATGGACTTACGAGATAAGCCTGCACTTGAGAAGCTTTTTGCATCTACGAA ATTTGATGCTGTCATCCATTTTGCTGGATTAAAGGCAGTTGGTGAAAGTGTGCAGAAACCCCTGATGTATTACAATAACAACCTTATTGGTACAATAACATTGTTGGAAGTCATGGCTGCCCATGGTTGCAAAAAC CTTGTGTTTTCATCATCAGCTACGGTTTATGGTTGGCCAAAGGTGGTTCCATGCACAGAGGAGTTCGCCCTCTCTGCAGCTAACCCGTATGGACGAACCAAG cTCTTCATTGAAGAAATATGCCGTGATATCCACCTCTCTGACACCGAATGGAAAATCATATTGCTGCGATATTTTAATCCGGTTGGTGCACATCCTAGTGGCTACATTGGTGAGGACCCTCGTGGTATCCCGAACAATCTTATGCCTTTTGTGCAACAAGTGGCTGTTGGTAGACGACCTGCGCTTACGGTGTTCGGAACTGACTACCCCACAAAGGATGGTACAGGG GTGCGTGACTACATTCATGTTGTGGATTTAGCCGATGGACACATTGCTGCACTGAACAAATTATCTGATCCTTCTGTAG GTTGTGAAGTTTTCAACCTTGGAACTGGCAAAGGAACATCTGTTTTGGAAATGGTAGATGCATTTGAAAAGGCATCCGGAAAG AAAATTCCTTTGCAGTTTGCCGGCCGGCGGGCTGGTGATGCTGAGATTGTGTATGCATCAACGGATAAAGCAGAACATGAGTTGAACTGGAA GGCAAAATATGGCATCGAAGAGATGTGCCGTGATCAGTGGAACTGGGCGAGCAAGAACCCATATGGCTATGAATCTCCAAAAACCACTGCTTGA